In Juglans regia cultivar Chandler chromosome 13, Walnut 2.0, whole genome shotgun sequence, the following proteins share a genomic window:
- the LOC108986977 gene encoding protein DETOXIFICATION 46, chloroplastic-like, with the protein MQLKTLAPPSHTPVRSPTIRQLCRPSTFFNNQLLSRQVPNSITLPSICFSPVKNRRNRTLIACISSHSHELLDDKFEGTSEDDGNVPTVSSNSTEEVVAEVVASKRQELASQSIWNQMKEIVMFSGPATGLWICGPLMSLISTAVIGRGSSTELAALGPGTVFCDNMNLLFMFLSIATSNMVATSLAKRDKDGVQHQISILLFVGLTCGTLMLLFTQFLGPWALTAFAGPKNVHMVPVASKYVQIRGLAWPAVLFGLVAQSASLGMKDSLGPLKALVVASAVNGVGHVVLCSMLHYGITGAAWATMASQLVAAYMMIEALNKKGYSAFAISVPSPNEFLQIFAIAAPVFITMFSKVAFYSLMTYFATAMGTSTVAAHQVMIQTYGMCVVWGEPLSQTAQSFMPELLNGVDRSLEKARMLLKSLVIIGAILGLTIGTIGMSIPWLLPQMFTTDLNVIQEMHKVLILFFLSLAITPCTHSLEGTLLAGRDLKFISLSMSGCFSLGALLLLLVRGSGLTGCWLALVGFQWARFFLALRRLLSPNGMLHSEDTSQYRLGKLKAA; encoded by the exons ATGCAGCTCAAGACCCTAGCTCCCCCGTCCCACACCCCAGTCCGAAGCCCCACTATCCGACAACTCTGTCGCCCTTCAACCTTCTTCAACAACCAGTTATTATCTCGGCAAGTCCCCAACTCTATCACTCTGCCGAGTATTTGTTTCTCTCCGGTAAAGAATCGTCGCAATCGGACACTAATCGCTTGCATTAGTAGTCATAGCCATGAACTTCTCGATGATAAGTTTGAAGGAACTAGCGAAGACGATGGCAATGTTCCTACGGTTTCGTCAAACTCAACCGAAGAAGTAGTGGCGGAGGTCGTGGCGTCGAAGCGGCAGGAGTTGGCGAGTCAGAGCATATGGAACCAAATGAAGGAGATCGTGATGTTTTCGGGGCCCGCCACGGGGCTCTGGATCTGTGGCCCGTTGATGAGTCTCATCTCCACGGCTGTGATCGGTCGGGGAAGCTCGACGGAGCTTGCTGCTTTAG GTCCTGGAACGGTCTTTTGTGATAATATGAATCTCTTGTTCATGTTCCTTTCAATTGCCACCTCAAATATGGTTGCCACTTCGCTTGCCAAACGG GATAAAGATGGAGTGCAGCATCAAATATCTATCTTGCTCTTTGTAGGGCTAACTTGTGGCACTTTGATGCTTTTGTTTACGCAGTTCCTGGGTCCATGGGCACTGACTG CTTTTGCTGGGCCAAAGAATGTGCATATGGTACCAGTAGCAAGTAAATATGTCCAG ATTCGAGGCTTAGCATGGCCTGCAGTTCTTTTTGGGTTGGTTGCTCAAAGTGCAAG TCTTGGCATGAAAGATTCCTTGGGACCCCTTAAAGCTTTGGTGGTAGCTAGTGCTGTTAATGGAGTTGGTCATGTAGTCCTGTGCAGTATGTTACACTATGGTATCACTGGCGCAGCTTGGGCAACAATGGCATCACAA CTTGTTGCAGCGTATATGATGATTGAAGCTCTGAACAAGAAAGGATATAGTGCTTTCGCTATCTCTGTTCCATCACCCAATGAATTTCTGCAGATATTTGCAATTGCTGCTCCAGTGTTTATAACAATGTTCTCAAAG GTGGCTTTCTATTCTCTCATGACATATTTCGCTACAGCTATGGGCACAAGTACAGTGGCGGCTCATCAG GTCATGATTCAAACGTATGGTATGTGTGTGGTGTGGGGTGAGCCTCTCTCTCAAACTGCACAATCATTCATGCCAGAGTTACTGAATGGAGTTGACCGAAGTCTGGAGAAG GCTCGAATGCTGCTAAAGTCACTGGTGATAATTGGAGCTATACTTGGATTAACAATAGGGACTATTGGAATGTCTATTCCTTGGTTGCTTCCCCAAATGTTTACAACTGATCTTAATGTCATACAAGAG ATGCACAAAGTATTGATtctgttctttctttcattgGCTATAACACCTTGTACTCATAGCCTGGAGGGGACATTGCTG GCTGGACgggatctcaaatttattagcTTATCAATGAGCGGATGCTTTTCTTTGGGTGCTCTTCTCCTTCTG CTTGTAAGAGGATCCGGCTTGACAGGTTGCTGGCTTGCACTCGTCGGATTTCAATGG GCCCGGTTTTTCCTTGCTCTCCGGCGTCTTCTTTCTCCTAATGGCATGCTGCACTCCGAAGATACGAGCCAGTACAGACTGGGGAAGCTTAAAGCTGCTTAG